A window of Nitrospirota bacterium genomic DNA:
AACTCACAAAGTTTCTTAAATGTCCCTGCCATCAATCCAATTACTTTTTCAGATTTTTTCCCATGTGTTAATGTTTTTAGTTTATTTTTTACTTCTTTAATTGATAACTCATAGGCTTTTTTATTTATGTTAAATAAATCGCTATATGCTTCCCTTATGGCCTCTGCCAATATAATCCTTGATTGAGTCTGATCTAAATAGTGTCTGAACGAAAATGCAGAAAACCCTTGATAGTCCGTGTTGAAAACGATTTTATGCACCTGAAGATAACCGCTTTTAGTTGAGAAACATATAGTCGTATGTTAAAATGACCGCGCTATTATTGATCAAAACAGCGTTTTTCTTGTCATTTTTGTACATACTGTTATCAAACTGATCACTTAATGTCTTAGATCAATCGTGTCAACTAAATAGACCTGATCCCAGACCCTGCGAAGGATATTGAAGGTTTCTGGATAATCCGGAAATTTATCAACTTCTCCCTCGCTGCCTGAAATTTCAGGAGAGTGAATCGGGTTAAGAAATAAAAATTATGCAAGGTTCCCCTTTGACATCGACAACATCACCGCTTGGCCACCGGAGTTTTCTTAAGTTGATGGCTTTCCGTGTCCAGATTGTTCTCGCTTACCAGATGATGGCGGTGGTAGTCGGTTGGCATGTCTATGAATTGACGCACGATCCTTTGGCTCTGGGACTAATCGGTTTGGCCGAGGTGGTCCCCTATTTTTGTTCTGCGCTCTTTGCCGGTTATGCAATAGATCACTATTATTCGCGCCGGATGTTTGGGGTATTGGCCTCTGCCGCAACAGGTTT
This region includes:
- a CDS encoding DUF5343 domain-containing protein, translated to MHKIVFNTDYQGFSAFSFRHYLDQTQSRIILAEAIREAYSDLFNINKKAYELSIKEVKNKLKTLTHGKKSEKVIGLMAGTFKKLCELADWSKPREGHQEKAHTKVEEPIHEKGHVKAEGLIHEKIEIEKKIDEDKKNIELHYNIQIHLPDSRDAAVFDAIFRSLKEHLY